From Desulfobacteraceae bacterium, a single genomic window includes:
- a CDS encoding DUF294 nucleotidyltransferase-like domain-containing protein gives MSNLTIKNGSADPAALLAQSRGELLARFLEGRAPDFLREHARLLDDYLRECFARSRIGPRMGIDKKPYAIVALGGYGRQEQCACSDVDLLLLFSKKVPTEAEVLIREIVYPLWDMGIEVGHATRSLKECIGLALGDYEVLTSLLDARFICGVSLLYSEMMEQVRKKILQRRSEQVVTWLITRNRERHRHFGDSAYLLEPNLKEGQGGLRDYHTMLWIARIKFNLRQPRDLEYYGCLSNAEYRALRQSLAFIWGVRNRLHHLAGRKCDQLFFDHQIRLAEAMGYTRRNGQQPVELFMGDLHGRMEFLKQQHRMFLYEQGYEAMLKPRVWLAGKKKPTRQTRFQGLDIHRGMLRFVAPQEVLRNPDLLMNIFEESARLKIPLSA, from the coding sequence GTGAGCAACCTCACCATCAAAAACGGGAGTGCCGACCCCGCCGCACTGCTGGCCCAAAGCCGCGGTGAGTTGCTGGCGCGCTTTCTGGAGGGCCGGGCGCCCGACTTTTTGCGGGAGCACGCCCGTCTGCTGGATGATTACCTGCGCGAATGCTTCGCCCGCAGTCGCATCGGCCCCCGGATGGGCATCGACAAGAAGCCATACGCCATCGTGGCCCTCGGGGGCTACGGGCGCCAGGAACAGTGTGCCTGCTCGGACGTCGATCTGCTGCTCTTGTTCAGCAAAAAGGTTCCCACCGAAGCCGAGGTCTTGATTCGCGAAATCGTCTACCCGCTGTGGGACATGGGCATCGAGGTGGGGCACGCCACCCGGTCGCTGAAGGAGTGTATCGGCCTCGCCCTGGGCGACTATGAGGTGCTCACCTCGCTGCTCGACGCCCGCTTCATCTGCGGTGTCTCGCTGCTCTATTCGGAAATGATGGAGCAGGTGCGTAAAAAAATCCTCCAGCGGCGTTCGGAGCAGGTGGTCACCTGGCTGATCACGCGCAACCGGGAGCGCCACCGGCATTTCGGCGACTCGGCCTACCTGCTGGAGCCCAACCTCAAGGAGGGTCAAGGGGGGCTGCGCGACTACCACACCATGCTGTGGATCGCCCGGATCAAATTCAACCTGCGCCAACCCCGGGACTTGGAGTACTACGGCTGCCTGTCAAACGCCGAATACCGGGCCCTGCGCCAGAGCCTGGCCTTCATCTGGGGCGTTCGCAACCGTCTGCACCATTTGGCCGGCAGAAAGTGCGACCAGCTGTTCTTCGATCACCAGATCCGGCTGGCCGAGGCCATGGGCTACACCCGGCGCAACGGACAGCAGCCCGTGGAGCTTTTCATGGGCGATCTGCACGGACGGATGGAATTTCTCAAGCAGCAGCACCGCATGTTTCTCTACGAACAGGGCTACGAGGCGATGCTCAAGCCCCGGGTCTGGCTGGCGGGCAAAAAGAAACCCACCCGGCAGACCCGTTTCCAGGGCCTGGACATCCACCGCGGCATGCTGCGCTTCGTCGCCCCCCAGGAGGTGTTGCGAAACCCCGATCTGTTGATGAACATTTTCGAGGAAAGCGCGCGCCTCAAGATCCCACTAAGTGCCGA